One window of Aerococcus tenax genomic DNA carries:
- the rseP gene encoding RIP metalloprotease RseP, translating into MKAIIVFIIIFSVIVIFHEFGHFIMAKRSGIMVREFAIGMGPRIFHYEGEETTYTLRLLPIGGYVRMAGLEDMDEVIEPGRQIKVGFNDDQVIDLICLDSNEEDIEALPLEVMDSDLSEAMYIHGVPFGETESKKYSVSSEAYILEENGSLVKNAPLDKQFQSAPLINRLLTNIMGPMNNFILGILAFILIAFLQGGVYTNAPILGEMVENSAAQEAGLESGDRVIKINDEKIDSFTDMQKIVSQHPGQEVNFTVERDQEQKSIAVQVGAVETDKGQKIGQIGVRAPQNKSFGAKIAYGFKATWAIVVGIISAIASMVVNGFDINNFGGPVYMYQATSQTVEVGFIAVLQLMAYLTVNLGIVNLLPFPALDGGKAFLNIIEAIRGKALSVRTEGIINLIGFVLLMVLMIAVTWNDILRLF; encoded by the coding sequence ATGAAAGCAATTATCGTTTTTATTATTATTTTCAGTGTTATCGTGATATTCCATGAATTTGGCCACTTTATCATGGCTAAACGGTCAGGGATTATGGTTCGTGAGTTTGCTATTGGTATGGGTCCACGTATTTTTCATTATGAAGGAGAAGAAACCACTTATACCCTACGTCTTTTACCAATTGGTGGCTATGTGCGTATGGCTGGTCTTGAAGATATGGATGAAGTCATCGAACCAGGGCGACAAATTAAAGTCGGTTTTAATGATGATCAAGTGATTGATTTAATTTGCTTAGACAGTAATGAGGAAGATATTGAGGCTCTACCGTTGGAAGTGATGGATAGTGACTTGTCTGAGGCTATGTATATTCATGGGGTTCCATTTGGTGAAACTGAATCCAAAAAATATTCTGTTAGCTCAGAAGCTTATATTTTGGAAGAAAATGGTAGCCTAGTGAAAAATGCTCCGCTTGACAAGCAGTTCCAATCAGCCCCTTTAATTAACCGCCTGTTAACTAATATCATGGGCCCAATGAATAATTTTATTTTAGGTATCCTAGCCTTTATCCTTATCGCCTTTCTTCAAGGCGGTGTTTATACCAATGCTCCAATATTAGGGGAGATGGTTGAAAACTCAGCTGCTCAAGAAGCGGGATTAGAAAGCGGAGACCGGGTCATCAAGATTAATGATGAGAAGATCGATAGTTTTACTGACATGCAAAAAATTGTCAGTCAACACCCGGGTCAAGAAGTCAATTTTACCGTTGAACGTGACCAAGAGCAAAAATCTATCGCTGTTCAAGTAGGAGCGGTCGAAACAGATAAAGGTCAAAAAATCGGGCAAATCGGAGTACGTGCACCTCAAAATAAGTCCTTTGGGGCTAAGATCGCTTATGGATTTAAAGCGACTTGGGCGATTGTCGTTGGGATTATTAGCGCAATAGCTTCCATGGTCGTTAATGGTTTTGATATTAATAACTTTGGTGGTCCGGTTTATATGTACCAGGCGACCTCTCAAACTGTAGAAGTCGGCTTTATTGCTGTGTTACAATTAATGGCTTATCTGACTGTGAATTTAGGCATAGTGAACCTCCTGCCTTTCCCAGCCCTTGATGGGGGCAAGGCCTTCCTCAATATTATTGAAGCCATACGTGGGAAAGCTTTAAGTGTGCGGACAGAGGGAATTATTAATTTGATTGGTTTTGTCTTATTAATGGTCTTAATGATTGCCGTGACCTGGAACGATATCTTACGATTATTTTAA
- the tsf gene encoding translation elongation factor Ts: MAISAKLVKQLRDQTGVGMMDAKKALQETDGDIDKAVDYLRESGQMKAAKKADRVAAEGLAKIYIEGNTAAILEVNTETDFAAKNDKFTEIIDEIGHALVQYKPQDMEEAKEKVEINGESLEDYLTQKTAIIGERINFRRFTVFEKTDDQVFGQYVHMGGKIATLVLVNSSDDQLALNLALHVSGIAPKYVSEEQIPQEERDHEREVLTEQAKNEGKPEKIIEKMVEGRMHKFYAEVCLNDQDYLLDDSMTVKELLDKEDASVEDFRRYAVGEGIERKEEDFAAEVQSQMR, translated from the coding sequence ATGGCAATTAGTGCAAAGTTAGTTAAACAATTACGTGATCAAACTGGCGTGGGTATGATGGACGCTAAGAAGGCTCTTCAAGAAACTGATGGGGACATCGATAAGGCTGTCGATTACTTACGTGAATCTGGTCAAATGAAAGCTGCTAAGAAGGCGGATCGTGTTGCTGCTGAAGGTTTGGCAAAGATTTATATTGAAGGCAATACTGCAGCTATTTTAGAAGTAAATACTGAAACTGATTTTGCTGCAAAAAATGACAAGTTCACTGAAATTATCGATGAAATTGGACATGCCTTAGTACAATATAAGCCACAAGATATGGAAGAAGCTAAGGAAAAAGTTGAAATTAACGGCGAATCCTTAGAAGACTACCTTACTCAAAAGACTGCGATTATTGGTGAACGGATTAACTTCCGTCGTTTCACTGTTTTTGAAAAAACTGATGACCAAGTGTTCGGACAATATGTCCACATGGGTGGGAAAATTGCTACACTTGTTTTAGTCAATAGTTCTGATGACCAATTAGCTTTAAATCTTGCCTTACATGTTAGTGGGATTGCACCTAAATATGTTAGTGAAGAGCAAATTCCCCAAGAAGAACGTGATCATGAACGTGAAGTCTTGACTGAACAAGCTAAAAATGAAGGTAAGCCTGAAAAGATTATTGAAAAAATGGTTGAAGGTCGTATGCACAAATTCTATGCTGAAGTTTGCTTAAATGACCAAGACTACTTACTCGATGACAGCATGACTGTTAAAGAATTATTAGACAAAGAAGATGCTTCTGTAGAAGATTTCCGTCGCTACGCTGTTGGTGAAGGAATTGAAAGAAAAGAAGAAGATTTCGCAGCTGAAGTTCAAAGTCAAATGCGTTAA
- a CDS encoding phosphatidate cytidylyltransferase, with amino-acid sequence MKTRTITAIIALVIFIPFLLIGGGYFEALVVLLGIVSLSELLKMMNVPLFSFEGLVTQLMMLVVLLPDRVLSFVPHSLTVMDLFYAGIIFLFIAMVYFPEQMDFKRLCALAVSAVYVGIGYHYMIMTRRLGLFAVIFAFGIIWFNDSFAYLAGVHFGRHKLAPKISPNKTIEGSIGGILAGIIYSLCLNFFNGSLNLPLLSVVILAIALCLLGQFGDLIESAIKRYFKVKDSGKILPGHGGLLDRFDSLLIVLPMFHYLVAFL; translated from the coding sequence ATGAAGACGCGTACGATTACTGCAATTATCGCTTTAGTAATTTTTATACCTTTCTTGCTTATTGGGGGAGGGTATTTTGAAGCTTTAGTTGTCTTGTTAGGAATCGTTAGTTTGAGTGAATTACTAAAAATGATGAATGTCCCGCTTTTTTCTTTTGAGGGGCTAGTTACCCAGTTGATGATGTTAGTTGTCTTACTGCCAGACCGGGTCTTATCTTTTGTTCCCCATTCTCTAACGGTAATGGATCTCTTCTATGCTGGAATCATTTTTTTGTTTATAGCCATGGTTTATTTTCCTGAACAGATGGATTTTAAGCGCCTATGTGCTTTAGCTGTCTCAGCCGTTTATGTAGGTATTGGTTATCATTATATGATTATGACACGACGGTTAGGACTTTTTGCTGTCATTTTTGCTTTTGGTATTATATGGTTTAATGACAGTTTTGCTTATCTAGCAGGCGTTCATTTTGGCCGCCATAAGTTAGCGCCTAAAATATCACCTAATAAAACCATCGAAGGCTCGATAGGTGGGATATTGGCAGGGATCATCTATAGTCTTTGCCTCAATTTTTTTAATGGTAGTTTGAATCTGCCACTCCTTTCAGTGGTTATCTTGGCGATTGCTCTTTGTCTCTTGGGGCAATTTGGCGACCTCATTGAATCAGCCATTAAACGCTACTTTAAAGTGAAAGATAGTGGAAAAATACTACCAGGACACGGAGGCTTACTGGATCGATTTGATAGTCTATTGATTGTTCTGCCAATGTTCCATTATTTAGTGGCATTTTTGTAG
- a CDS encoding sugar O-acetyltransferase, whose translation MSEREKMKAGQWYDANYDEELLAMRQKAQGLAKKYNDCLSEDSQQKEAFLRQLFAHFGDKSQLLAPFYVDYGFNVSIGDDCFINYSAYFMDGAPISLGDHCFIGPFCGFYTAQHHLQIKKRNQGLERALPIKVGANCWLGANVSVMPGVSIGSGAVIGAGSVVTKDIPDNALAVGVPAKVVRYIDQDEDLAD comes from the coding sequence ATGTCTGAACGCGAAAAAATGAAAGCTGGTCAATGGTACGATGCTAATTATGATGAGGAGCTATTAGCTATGCGGCAAAAGGCTCAAGGCTTAGCTAAGAAATATAATGATTGTCTATCCGAAGATTCTCAGCAAAAGGAGGCCTTCTTACGACAATTGTTTGCTCATTTCGGGGATAAGTCTCAATTACTGGCGCCTTTTTACGTGGACTATGGCTTTAATGTCAGTATTGGTGATGATTGCTTTATCAATTACTCTGCCTACTTTATGGATGGTGCACCAATTAGTTTAGGAGACCACTGCTTTATTGGCCCTTTTTGCGGTTTCTATACGGCACAGCACCACCTACAAATTAAAAAGCGTAACCAGGGCCTAGAGCGGGCTCTTCCAATTAAAGTTGGGGCAAACTGTTGGCTAGGAGCCAATGTCTCGGTGATGCCTGGCGTAAGTATTGGTTCTGGTGCAGTGATTGGAGCTGGCAGCGTGGTAACTAAGGATATTCCGGACAACGCCCTAGCTGTCGGGGTGCCGGCTAAGGTGGTTCGTTATATTGATCAAGATGAAGATTTAGCGGATTAA
- the pyrH gene encoding UMP kinase, translating to MSTKYKRIVLKLSGEALAGDNNFGIDPKTMKKIAQELKDVYQLGVEIAIVCGGGNIWRGKTGEEIGMERAQADYMGMLATIMNALGLQDALENLEVPTRVQTSIEMRQIAEPYIRRKAVRHLEKDRVVIFAGGTGNPYFSTDTAAALRAAEIEADVILMAKNGVDGVYTADPKVDQNAEKFSELSHTEVITKGLQVMDATASSLSMDNDIPIVVFNLNERGNIRRVVEGEEIGTTVRG from the coding sequence ATGTCTACAAAATATAAACGTATCGTTTTAAAATTGAGCGGGGAAGCCCTAGCAGGCGACAATAATTTTGGAATTGACCCTAAAACAATGAAAAAAATTGCCCAAGAACTCAAGGATGTCTACCAATTAGGGGTTGAAATAGCCATTGTCTGTGGTGGCGGAAATATTTGGCGTGGAAAAACGGGCGAAGAAATTGGTATGGAACGGGCCCAAGCAGATTATATGGGGATGCTAGCTACGATAATGAATGCCCTAGGCTTGCAAGATGCCTTAGAAAACTTAGAAGTGCCTACCCGGGTTCAAACTTCGATCGAGATGCGACAAATTGCTGAACCTTATATTCGTCGCAAAGCCGTGCGCCATTTAGAAAAAGATCGGGTAGTCATCTTTGCTGGCGGAACAGGGAATCCATATTTTTCCACAGACACAGCTGCTGCTTTACGCGCTGCAGAAATTGAAGCGGACGTTATTTTAATGGCTAAAAATGGAGTAGACGGTGTTTATACAGCTGATCCAAAAGTCGATCAAAATGCAGAGAAATTCTCAGAGCTTTCTCACACAGAAGTGATTACCAAGGGCCTACAGGTCATGGATGCAACAGCAAGTTCTTTGAGTATGGATAATGATATTCCGATTGTCGTCTTTAACCTTAACGAGCGTGGAAATATTCGTCGTGTTGTTGAAGGGGAAGAAATCGGAACAACGGTAAGGGGTTAG
- the frr gene encoding ribosome recycling factor, whose product MDINNLFTETKNRMKKSEQSLQNELGKIRAGVANASLLNGIYVEYYGVDTPLNQIASITIPEPRMLMVTPYDRSALDNIDRAIQMSDIGIAPTNDGEKIRLVIPALTQERRQELSKLVGRDLEDAKIAIRNIRRDANDTIKKAEKDGEITEDDARRNEKEVQKITDEVTERLEKIASDKEDEILNS is encoded by the coding sequence ATGGATATTAATAACTTGTTTACGGAAACAAAAAACCGTATGAAGAAGAGCGAGCAATCATTGCAAAATGAACTCGGCAAGATTCGTGCTGGTGTAGCCAATGCCAGTTTATTGAATGGTATCTACGTCGAATATTATGGGGTTGATACGCCTTTAAATCAAATCGCATCAATTACCATTCCAGAGCCAAGAATGTTAATGGTGACACCATATGACCGGAGTGCCTTAGACAATATTGATCGTGCCATTCAAATGTCGGATATAGGTATAGCTCCTACTAATGATGGGGAAAAAATTCGTTTAGTCATTCCTGCGCTAACTCAGGAGCGTCGTCAAGAATTGTCTAAGTTAGTTGGTCGTGATTTAGAAGACGCCAAAATTGCAATTCGAAACATTCGTCGTGATGCTAATGATACCATTAAGAAAGCAGAAAAAGACGGAGAAATCACTGAAGACGATGCTCGTCGTAATGAAAAAGAAGTCCAAAAAATTACTGATGAAGTAACTGAACGTTTGGAAAAAATTGCTAGCGATAAAGAAGATGAAATTTTAAATAGTTAA
- the rpsB gene encoding 30S ribosomal protein S2, which translates to MSQVTMKQLLEAGVHFGHQTRRWNPKMDRYIFTERNGIYIIDLQQTVKLLDKAYNVVRDIAANGGNILFVGTKKQAQQAIEEEALRCGQYYVNHRWLGGLLTNWDTIQKSIQRMRDIDRMEEDGTFDVLPKKEVSELNKEREKLENNLGGMADMPSLPDAIFVVDPRKEEIAVNEAKKLNIPIIAMVDTNCDPDDIDYVIPSNDDAIRAIRLIASTLADAVLEGNQGEDDEDASEELATDEDLEKVAAQFASENEEAEGQE; encoded by the coding sequence ATGTCACAAGTGACTATGAAACAATTATTAGAAGCAGGGGTTCACTTCGGTCACCAAACCCGTCGTTGGAATCCTAAAATGGACCGTTACATTTTTACCGAACGTAATGGCATTTATATTATTGACTTACAACAAACTGTCAAATTATTAGACAAGGCTTACAACGTGGTTCGTGATATTGCTGCTAATGGTGGTAACATCTTATTTGTTGGAACCAAGAAGCAAGCACAACAAGCCATTGAAGAAGAAGCTTTACGTTGTGGTCAATACTACGTTAACCATCGTTGGTTAGGTGGTTTGTTAACTAACTGGGACACCATCCAAAAGAGTATCCAACGCATGCGTGATATTGATCGTATGGAAGAAGACGGTACTTTTGATGTTCTTCCTAAAAAAGAAGTTTCTGAATTAAATAAAGAACGTGAAAAATTAGAGAACAACCTTGGTGGTATGGCTGATATGCCTAGCTTACCAGATGCAATTTTTGTGGTTGATCCACGTAAGGAAGAAATTGCAGTTAACGAAGCTAAGAAATTAAACATTCCAATCATTGCTATGGTCGACACTAACTGTGACCCTGATGATATTGACTATGTCATCCCTTCAAACGATGACGCCATTCGTGCAATCCGCCTAATTGCAAGTACTTTAGCTGACGCTGTACTTGAAGGTAACCAAGGTGAAGATGACGAAGATGCAAGCGAAGAATTAGCAACAGACGAAGATTTAGAAAAAGTTGCTGCCCAATTTGCTAGTGAAAACGAAGAAGCAGAAGGCCAAGAATAA
- a CDS encoding isoprenyl transferase has protein sequence MNETHPFDPNLEIPQHVAIIMDGNGRWAKERGLKRTDGHHEGLKAIRRVAVAASQIGVKILTVYAFSTENWKRPRSEVSYLMKLPNLMEAELLPELIENNVQVKIMGNKGSVPKYTIQSIENAIDKTKDNTGLILNIAFNYGSRAEIVEAVKEIAGEVKSGDLDLDSIDEDTISHHLMTQQLAPYNDPDFLIRSSGEVRLSNYLLWQLAYSEMYFIDTKWPDFDKKIFLSCIGEYQSRQRRYGGLK, from the coding sequence ATGAACGAAACGCATCCTTTTGATCCTAATTTAGAAATTCCCCAGCATGTTGCAATTATCATGGATGGTAACGGTCGTTGGGCGAAGGAACGTGGTCTAAAGCGTACTGATGGACACCATGAGGGCCTAAAAGCCATTCGCCGCGTCGCTGTAGCGGCCAGTCAAATCGGTGTCAAGATATTAACTGTATATGCCTTTTCTACCGAAAATTGGAAACGCCCTCGTAGTGAAGTGTCTTATCTCATGAAATTGCCTAATTTAATGGAAGCAGAACTCTTGCCCGAATTGATAGAGAATAATGTTCAGGTTAAAATTATGGGGAATAAAGGCTCAGTGCCTAAATACACTATCCAATCTATTGAAAATGCTATAGATAAGACTAAGGATAACACTGGCTTAATCCTCAATATTGCCTTTAATTATGGGAGTAGAGCTGAGATAGTTGAGGCGGTAAAGGAAATTGCCGGTGAAGTTAAATCTGGGGATTTAGATCTTGACTCGATAGATGAAGACACGATCAGCCATCATCTCATGACCCAACAACTTGCACCTTACAATGACCCTGATTTTTTAATTCGCTCGAGTGGGGAAGTCCGGTTAAGTAATTATTTACTTTGGCAATTGGCCTATAGTGAAATGTATTTTATTGATACTAAGTGGCCTGATTTTGACAAAAAAATCTTTTTATCATGTATTGGCGAATACCAAAGCCGTCAAAGACGCTATGGGGGCCTAAAATAG